ACTTCTGGATGTTTTGCGTTCAAAAGGCATCGCATTGCTAAAAGGAGTAACCGGTAGCGGAAAAACTCAAGTGTATCTAGACATCATAAAGGACTACATCGCTGAAGGAAAGCAAATATTGTATATGGTCCCTGAGATTGCGCTTACTTCACAACTGGTAAACAGAGTAAAACAATATTATCCAGAGCAAACCCTAGAATACCATTCAGGACTAAGCAACAGAGATCGCTTGTCCGTCTGGAACCAATGTCTCGAAGGTCATCCCTTAATTATTGGTGCCCGCTCCGCTTTGTTTTTACCTTTCTCCAATCTTGGCCTTGTCATTGTTGATGAAGAGCACGATCCATCTTACAAACAAAATGAGCCATCCCCAAGATACAACGCAAGAGATTCAGCTATGATGCTTACCCAATACTATGCAGCCCATTTGATACTTGGATCAGCTACACCATCCCTTGAAAGTTATCAATTGAGCTTACAGGACAGAATTGGAATGGTTAGACTTGATGAGCGTTTTGGAGAAGGTCAATTGCCGGAAATCAAAATTATTTCGTTAAAAGAAGCCCGTAAAAAGGCTCAGCTAAGGGGTAATTTTTCAGAAGAACTAATTTCAGAAATGACAAAGCAATTGGAAGGTGGTCAACAAATCCTCGTCTTTAGAAATAGAAGGGGATACAGCCCGCTATTGCAATGCAGTTCATGTCAATGGGAATCAACATGTCAACAATGCGATCTTAATTTGACTTTTCATAAGTACCAGCAATTGCTTAAATGTCATTTATGTGGATTGACGCAAAGTCTTCCCAGTCATTGTCCGGAATGCGGAAAGGAAAATTTAAAACTGATGGGTTTTGGTACCGAAAAAATTGAAGAGGAACTCAGAGAAATTTTTCCAGATAAAATTATTGCCCGTTTTGACCAGGAATCTGCAAGAACCAGATCAAGACAAATTCAAATTATGGAAGACTTCCAAAACAAAGAAATTGATATTCTTGTAGGAACTCAAATGATAGCGAAGGGATTGGATTTCGACCATGTAGGTTTGGTCGTCATAGTGCAGGCTGATCAGATTTTGCATTTTCCTGATTTCAGAGCTCATGAGAGGGCCTTTCAATTGATGACACAAGTCAGCGGACGATCTGGCCGAAGGAACTTGAAGGGGAAAGTACTTATTCAGGCATATCGCACTGATCACCCAATATTAAAAGACGTAATGGAACAAGAATTTACAGGAATGTCGGAACGGGAAATGAAGGAAAGAGCATATTTCCATTACCCGCCATTTGTCAAACTTATCAGAATCGTAGTGAAACATGTCAAGTTGCAAATCACAGAAAATGTGAGTGAAACCTTGGCAAGGAGGCTAAGAAATAAATTGGGGAATCGCATATTAGGCCCTGCAGAACCTACCATTTCAAAGGTAAAAGGAGCCTATGCGAGAGAAATATTTATTAAAATTGAACGAAATCAAGAGAAGCTAAAAGAAGTAAAAAGTCTCCTGAAGAATTTAATCCATGAATTAAAAAGAGAAGAAGGTAATTACATACGGTTTATCATCGATGTTGACCCCTATTGATCCCTAAAAATACCTCATCTCCATTACCAATTTTTCTGTCCATTCGGGGAGATATTTATGTTCAAGCTCCTGAACTTTTTTAGCCAACTTTTCAGCATTATCCCTGCGATCGACTTTGCAGGTCGTCTGAAAAATGACCTTTCCCTGGTCGTACATTTCATTGACATAATGAATGGTGATTCCGGACAATTGATCACCTGCAGATATTACAGCTTGATGTACTGCCAGACCATACATACCCCTTCCACCATATTTTGGGAGAAGAGCCGGATGA
This window of the Saprospiraceae bacterium genome carries:
- the priA gene encoding primosomal protein N', with the translated sequence MRFARVIIPISIDGSFTYRIPEEFNERVVPGIRVEVEFGKKRHYAGLVQKIEENEYYPDAKQILDILDQKPIVSNEQLRLWDWISEYYVCSLGEVMSAALPNAFRLASETRILKAADIDYTLLNLSPEEFLVLEALDLRHELNLSDIYIILQKKRILKLIKDLNQKGYIIIKEQLDNQEDPVKLRWIKLADKYTKDQNSLNEALVSVQKSEYQTRFLLCYLAEKKDYGWIKSNEISKLSGSDGTITKALVKKGIFIEVFMDKYKIPDIKPVGLKLELSTPQKKAKEELLDVLRSKGIALLKGVTGSGKTQVYLDIIKDYIAEGKQILYMVPEIALTSQLVNRVKQYYPEQTLEYHSGLSNRDRLSVWNQCLEGHPLIIGARSALFLPFSNLGLVIVDEEHDPSYKQNEPSPRYNARDSAMMLTQYYAAHLILGSATPSLESYQLSLQDRIGMVRLDERFGEGQLPEIKIISLKEARKKAQLRGNFSEELISEMTKQLEGGQQILVFRNRRGYSPLLQCSSCQWESTCQQCDLNLTFHKYQQLLKCHLCGLTQSLPSHCPECGKENLKLMGFGTEKIEEELREIFPDKIIARFDQESARTRSRQIQIMEDFQNKEIDILVGTQMIAKGLDFDHVGLVVIVQADQILHFPDFRAHERAFQLMTQVSGRSGRRNLKGKVLIQAYRTDHPILKDVMEQEFTGMSEREMKERAYFHYPPFVKLIRIVVKHVKLQITENVSETLARRLRNKLGNRILGPAEPTISKVKGAYAREIFIKIERNQEKLKEVKSLLKNLIHELKREEGNYIRFIIDVDPY